A section of the Triticum dicoccoides isolate Atlit2015 ecotype Zavitan chromosome 7A, WEW_v2.0, whole genome shotgun sequence genome encodes:
- the LOC119330266 gene encoding probable serine/threonine-protein kinase PIX7 isoform X2 has product MPPPPPSPRHRQERRGCGCWAVLARGLRGSCFRPAAAAADAPAGAAVKGGHVYDADHFQGKLGDENGVDSSIEKKISPKLLEFTFQELKSATVNFRPDSILGEGGFGYVFKGWIEPNSTAPAKPGTGLTVAVKSLKENALQGHREWVAEVDFLGQLHHKHLVKLIGYCIEDDQRLLVYEFMARGSLENHLFRRTLPLPWPCRMKVVLGAAKGLAFLHVGPKPVIYRDFKTSNILIDAEYNSKLSDFGLAKAGPQGDKTHVSTRVLGTYGYAAPEYVMTGHLTTKSDVYSFGVVLLEVLTGRRSVDKKRPPGEQNLVAWARPYLSDRRRLYQLVDPRLGLNYSVRGVQKIAQICHHCLNRDSKSRPMMDEVVKHLTPLQDLNDMAAASYRPRSSPRGKARR; this is encoded by the exons atgcctcctcctcctccttctccgcggcACCGGCAGGAGCGCCGCGGGTGCGGCTGCTGGGCCGTGCTCGCGCGGGGGCTGCGGGGCTCCTGCTTCCGcccggcggcggccgcggccgacGCCCCGGCCGGGGCCGCGGTCAAAGGCGGCCATGTCTACGACGCAG ATCATTTTCAGGGGAAGCTTGGTGACGAAAATGGTGTTGACTCATCAATTGAGAAGAAAATATCACCCAAGCTACTTGAATTCACTTTCCAAGAGCTGAAATCTGCCACTGTTAACTTCAGACCAGACAGTATTCTCGGAGAAGGTGGATTTGGGTATGTGTTCAAGGGGTGGATTGAGCCAAACAGTACAGCTCCTGCAAAACCTGGCACTGGTCTGACTGTAGCTGTCAAAAGTCTGAAGGAAAATGCTCTTCAAGGTCATAGAGAATGGGTG GCGGAAGTTGACTTTCTGGGACAGCTGCATCACAAACATCTTGTTAAGCTGATTGGATACTGTATTGAGGATGACCAAAGGCTGCTTGTGTATGAATTCATGGCACGGGGAAGTCTAGAAAATCATCTTTTCAGAA GGACTCTTCCCCTACCTTGGCCGTGCAGGATGAAGGTTGTTCTTGGTGCTGCTAAAGGTCTAGCCTTCCTACATGTTGGTCCCAAACCAGTTATTTACAGGGATTTTAAGACATCAAATATTCTTATCGATGCG GAGTACAATTCAAAACTTTCAGATTTTGGGCTCGCAAAAGCTGGCCCCCAAGGTGATAAAACCCATGTCTCTACTCGAGTTCTTGGCACCTATGGCTATGCTGCGCCCGAGTATGTAATGACAG GCCACTTAACAACCAAGAGCGACGTATATAGCTTCGGAGTCGTGCTGCTGGAGGTGCTGACTGGCAGGAGATCAGTGGACAAGAAGCGACCTCCAGGGGAGCAGAACCTCGTTGCATGGGCGAGGCCGTATCTGAGCGACCGGCGAAGGCTCTATCAGCTCGTAGACCCTCGCCTGGGACTGAACTATTCCGTCAGAGGTGTTCAGAAGATTGCCCAGATCTGCCACCACTGCCTCAACCGTGACAGCAAGTCGCGCCCGATGATGGACGAGGTTGTCAAGCATCTGACGCCGCTGCAGGACCTTAACGACATGGCCGCCGCGTCGTATAGGCCCCGGTCATCACCCCGTG GAAAGGCGCGGCGGTGA
- the LOC119332234 gene encoding 36.4 kDa proline-rich protein-like, whose amino-acid sequence MAPHWHWDRALSGRPGAMASLARVCSLLLIGVAVVLLLPGTYGWHESNCPPGHGGGGGGGDPGHHHPPHHGKPPKHHHGPPSGHKCPPCHPPPTPRPPPTPPYGPPTPLPPPYVPPTPSPPPYTPPTPPYIPPSPPYVPPTPLPPPYVPPYVPPTPPYTPPYVPPTPPYTPSPPYVPPTPPYVPPPSPGPGRKTCPIDALKLNACVDVLSGLVHLVIGREARSKCCPLVQGVADLDAALCLCTTIRARVLNINIYLPVALRLLITCGKHPPNGFQCPTDLDA is encoded by the coding sequence ATGGCACCGCATTGGCATTGGGATCGCGCACTGTCCGGACGCCCCGGCGCCATGGCCAGCCTTGCCAGAGTGTGTTCGCTACTGCTTATTGGCGTCGCCGTCGTCCTGCTCCTGCCCGGCACGTACGGGTGGCACGAGAGCAACTGCCCGCCGGGacatggcggtggtggtggtggtggtgatcctGGACACCACCACCCGCCCCACCACGGCAAGCCGCCCAAGCACCACCACGGCCCTCCGTCGGGCCACAAATGCCCGCCGTGCCACCCGCCGCCGACGCCGCGTCCACCGCCGACTCCACCATACGGCCCTCCTACGCCACTGCCACCGCCGTACGTGCCGCCCACGCCGAGCCCACCGCCCTACACCCCGCCGACGCCACCGTACATTCCTCCAAGTCCGCCGTACGTGCCACCAACGCCACTTCCACCGCCATACGTGCCACCATACGTCCCGCCGACGCCGCCATACACTCCGCCCTACGTCCCGCCAACTCCACCATACACGCCGTCACCGCCCTACGTGCCACCGACACCGCCCTacgtgccgccgccgtcgccggggcCGGGGAGGAAGACGTGCCCGATCGACGCGCTGAAGCTGAACGCGTGCGTGGACGTGCTGAGCGGGCTGGTGCACCTGGTGATCGGGCGGGAGGCGCGGAGCAAGTGCTGCCCGCTGGTGCAGGGGGTGGCGGACCTGGACGCGGCGCTGTGCCTCTGCACCACCATCCGGGCGCGGGTGCTCAACATCAACATCTACCTCCCCGTGGCGCTCCGGCTGCTCATCACCTGCGGCAAGCACCCGCCCAACGGCTTCCAGTGCCCCACCGACCTCGACGCCTAG
- the LOC119330266 gene encoding probable serine/threonine-protein kinase PIX7 isoform X1 has product MPPPPPSPRHRQERRGCGCWAVLARGLRGSCFRPAAAAADAPAGAAVKGGHVYDAAETRYLNSSNRDLADHFQGKLGDENGVDSSIEKKISPKLLEFTFQELKSATVNFRPDSILGEGGFGYVFKGWIEPNSTAPAKPGTGLTVAVKSLKENALQGHREWVAEVDFLGQLHHKHLVKLIGYCIEDDQRLLVYEFMARGSLENHLFRRTLPLPWPCRMKVVLGAAKGLAFLHVGPKPVIYRDFKTSNILIDAEYNSKLSDFGLAKAGPQGDKTHVSTRVLGTYGYAAPEYVMTGHLTTKSDVYSFGVVLLEVLTGRRSVDKKRPPGEQNLVAWARPYLSDRRRLYQLVDPRLGLNYSVRGVQKIAQICHHCLNRDSKSRPMMDEVVKHLTPLQDLNDMAAASYRPRSSPRGKARR; this is encoded by the exons atgcctcctcctcctccttctccgcggcACCGGCAGGAGCGCCGCGGGTGCGGCTGCTGGGCCGTGCTCGCGCGGGGGCTGCGGGGCTCCTGCTTCCGcccggcggcggccgcggccgacGCCCCGGCCGGGGCCGCGGTCAAAGGCGGCCATGTCTACGACGCAG CGGAGACGAGATACCTAAACTCTAGCAATCGAGATCTTGCAGATCATTTTCAGGGGAAGCTTGGTGACGAAAATGGTGTTGACTCATCAATTGAGAAGAAAATATCACCCAAGCTACTTGAATTCACTTTCCAAGAGCTGAAATCTGCCACTGTTAACTTCAGACCAGACAGTATTCTCGGAGAAGGTGGATTTGGGTATGTGTTCAAGGGGTGGATTGAGCCAAACAGTACAGCTCCTGCAAAACCTGGCACTGGTCTGACTGTAGCTGTCAAAAGTCTGAAGGAAAATGCTCTTCAAGGTCATAGAGAATGGGTG GCGGAAGTTGACTTTCTGGGACAGCTGCATCACAAACATCTTGTTAAGCTGATTGGATACTGTATTGAGGATGACCAAAGGCTGCTTGTGTATGAATTCATGGCACGGGGAAGTCTAGAAAATCATCTTTTCAGAA GGACTCTTCCCCTACCTTGGCCGTGCAGGATGAAGGTTGTTCTTGGTGCTGCTAAAGGTCTAGCCTTCCTACATGTTGGTCCCAAACCAGTTATTTACAGGGATTTTAAGACATCAAATATTCTTATCGATGCG GAGTACAATTCAAAACTTTCAGATTTTGGGCTCGCAAAAGCTGGCCCCCAAGGTGATAAAACCCATGTCTCTACTCGAGTTCTTGGCACCTATGGCTATGCTGCGCCCGAGTATGTAATGACAG GCCACTTAACAACCAAGAGCGACGTATATAGCTTCGGAGTCGTGCTGCTGGAGGTGCTGACTGGCAGGAGATCAGTGGACAAGAAGCGACCTCCAGGGGAGCAGAACCTCGTTGCATGGGCGAGGCCGTATCTGAGCGACCGGCGAAGGCTCTATCAGCTCGTAGACCCTCGCCTGGGACTGAACTATTCCGTCAGAGGTGTTCAGAAGATTGCCCAGATCTGCCACCACTGCCTCAACCGTGACAGCAAGTCGCGCCCGATGATGGACGAGGTTGTCAAGCATCTGACGCCGCTGCAGGACCTTAACGACATGGCCGCCGCGTCGTATAGGCCCCGGTCATCACCCCGTG GAAAGGCGCGGCGGTGA